From the genome of Chroicocephalus ridibundus chromosome 1, bChrRid1.1, whole genome shotgun sequence, one region includes:
- the LOC134512835 gene encoding hemoglobin subunit rho codes for MVHWSAEEKQLITSLWSKVNVEECGAEALARLLIVYPWTQRFFDNFGNLSSPTAIIGNPKVRAHGKKVLTSFGEAVKNLENLKATYAKLSELHCEKLHVDPENFRLLGDILIIVLAAHFTKDFTPACQATWQKLVGVVAHALAYKYH; via the exons ATGGTGCACTGGTCAGCCGAAGAGAAGCAGCTCATCACCAGCCTCTGGAGCAAGGTCAATGTGGAGGAATGCGGTGCCGAGGCCCTGGCCAG gctgctgatCGTCTACCCCTGGACCCAGAGGTTCTTTGATAATTTTGGGAACCTCTCTAGCCCCACCGCCATCATCGGCAACCCCAAGGTCCGTGCCCACGGCAAGAAAGTGCTCACCTCCTTTGGGGAAGCTGTGAAGAACCTGGAAAACCTCAAGGCGACCTACGCCAAGCTGTCCGAGCTGCACTGCGAGAAGCTGCACGTGGACCCCGAGAACTTCAGG ctcctgggAGACATCCTCATCATCGTCCTGGCCGCGCACTTCACCAAGGACTTCACCCCTGCCTGCCAGGCCACTTGGCAGAAGCTGGTCGGTGTGGTGGCCCACGCTCTGGCCTACAAGTACCATTAA